One Lemur catta isolate mLemCat1 unplaced genomic scaffold, mLemCat1.pri scaffold_216_ctg1, whole genome shotgun sequence genomic region harbors:
- the LOC123629721 gene encoding outer dense fiber protein 2 isoform X2 — MRDRSSTPPLHVHVDENTPVHVHIKKFPKPSATNSQKSHKRGKKGDTVNVRRSVRVKTKNPPHCLEITPPSSEKLVSVMRLSDLSTEDDDSGHCKMNRYDKKIDSLMNAVGCLKSEVKMQKGERQMAKRFLEERKEELEEVAQELAETEHENTVLRHNIERIKEDKDFTILQKKHLQQEKECLMSKLVEAEMDGAAAAKQVMALKDTIGKLETEKQMTCTDINTLTRQKDLLLQKLSTFEETNRTLRDLLREQHCKEDSERLMEQQGVLLKRLAEADSEKARLLLLLQDKDKEVEELLQEIQCEKAQAKTASEPSKSVESMRGHLQAQLRCKEAENSRLCIQIKNLERSGNQHKVEVEAIMEQLKELKQKGDRDKENLKKAIRAQKERAEKSEEYAEQLHVQLADKDLYVAEALSSLESWRSRYNQVVKDKGDLELEIIVLNDRVTDLVNQQQTLEEKMREDRDSLVERLHRQTAEYSAFKLENERLKASFAPMEDKLNQAQQEVQQLKASVKNYEGMIDNYESQVMKTRLEADEVAAQLERCDKENKILKDEMNKEIEAARRQFQSQLADLQQLPDILKITEAKLAECQDQLQGYKRKNIDLTAITSDLRSRVRDWQKGSHELARAGARLPR; from the exons ATGAGGGACCGCTCTTCAACTCCCCCCTTACATGTTCACGTGGATGAGAACACCCCTGTCCACGTCCATATAAAAAAATTCCCGAAACCATCAGCGACCAACAGCCAGAAATCTCATAAGCGAGGAAAGAAAGGGGACACCGTGAATGTGCGGCGGAGTGTCCGGGTGAAAACCAAG AATCCACCTCATTGCCTGGAGATCACACCACCATCTTCAGAAAAGCTGGTCTCAGTGATGCGGTTAAGTGACCTCTCTACAGAAGATGATGACTCGGGTCACTGCAAAATGAACCGTTATGATAAGAAGATTGACAGTCTAATGAACGCAGTTGGTTGTCTCAAGTCGGAGGTTAAGATGCAGAAGGGTGAGCGCCAGATGGCCAAAAGGTTCCTGGAGGAGCGgaaggaggagctggaggaggtggCCCAGGAACTGGCCGAGACCGAGCATGAGAACACAGTGCTGAGGCACAACATTGAGCGCATCAAGGAGGACAAGGACTTCACCATCCTTCAGAAGAAACACCTACAGCAGGAGAAGGAGTGCCTCATGTCCAAGCTGGTAGAGGCTGAAATGGACGGAGCTGCTGCTGCCAAGCAAGTCATGGCCTTGAAGGATACCATCGGGAAGCtggaaacagagaaacaaatgacCTGCACGGACATCAACACCCTAACGAGGCAGAAGGACCTTCTCCTGCAGAAGCTGAGCACATTTGAGGAGACCAACCGCACCCTCCGAGACCTGCTGAGGGAACAGCACTGTAAAGAGGATTCTGAAAGACTAATGGAGCAACAAGGAGTATTACTGAAACGGCTGGCGGAGGCAGACTCAGAGAAAGCGCGcctgctgttgctgctgcaaGACAAGGACAAGGAGGTGGAAGAGCTTCTCCAGGAAATACAATGTGAGAAGGCTCAAGCAAAGACAGCATCTGAGCCTTCTAAGTCCGTGGAATCCATGCGTGGGCATTTGCAGGCACAACTTCGATGCAAAGAGGCCGAGAACAGTCGCCTGTGCATACAGATCAAGAACCTGGAGCGCAGTGGGAACCAGCACAAGGTGGAAGTGGAGGCCATCATGGAGCAGTTGAAGGAGTTGAAGCAAAAGGGAGACCGAGACAAGGAGAACTTGAAGAAGGCCATCCGAGCCCAGAAGGAGCGAGCCGAGAAGAGCGAGGAGTACGCTGAGCAGCTGCATGTGCAACTTGCCGACAAGGATCTTTATGTCGCTGAAGCTTTATCCTCTCTGGAATCATGGAGGAGCCGCTACAACCAAGTTGTAAAAGACAAGGGAGACCTTGAGCTGGAAATTATCGTCCTGAACGACCGGGTGACAGATCTTGTAAACCAACAACAAACTTTAGAGGAGAAAATGCGGGAAGACCGGGACAGCCTGGTGGAGAGACTACACCGTCAGACTGCCGAGTACTCTGCCTTCAAGCTGGAGAATGAGAGGCTGAAGGCGAGCTTCGCCCCAATGGAGGACAAGCTCAACCAGGCGCAACAAGAAGTCCAGCAGCTGAAGGCGTCGGTGAAGAACTATGAGGGAATGATCGACAACTATGAGAGTCAGGTGATGAAGACCAGATTGGAGGCTGATGAAGTGGCTGCCCAGCTAGAACGCTGCGACAAAGAGAACAAGATCCTTAAAGATGAGATGAACAAAGAGATTGAGGCGGCACGTCGGCAGTTCCAGTCCCAGCTGGCTGACTTGCAGCAGCTGCCTGACATCCTCAAGATCACAGAGGCAAAGCTGGCAGAGTGCCAAGACCAGCTGCAGGGCTACAAGAGGAAGAACATCGATCTCACAGCCATCACATCAGACCTGCGCAGCCGGGTAAGGGACTGGCAGAAAGGGTCCCACGAACTGGCCCGAGCAGGGGCCCGCTTACCAAGATGA
- the LOC123629721 gene encoding outer dense fiber protein 2 isoform X1 has product MRDRSSTPPLHVHVDENTPVHVHIKKFPKPSATNSQKSHKRGKKGDTVNVRRSVRVKTKVPWMPPGKSSARHVGCKWENPPHCLEITPPSSEKLVSVMRLSDLSTEDDDSGHCKMNRYDKKIDSLMNAVGCLKSEVKMQKGERQMAKRFLEERKEELEEVAQELAETEHENTVLRHNIERIKEDKDFTILQKKHLQQEKECLMSKLVEAEMDGAAAAKQVMALKDTIGKLETEKQMTCTDINTLTRQKDLLLQKLSTFEETNRTLRDLLREQHCKEDSERLMEQQGVLLKRLAEADSEKARLLLLLQDKDKEVEELLQEIQCEKAQAKTASEPSKSVESMRGHLQAQLRCKEAENSRLCIQIKNLERSGNQHKVEVEAIMEQLKELKQKGDRDKENLKKAIRAQKERAEKSEEYAEQLHVQLADKDLYVAEALSSLESWRSRYNQVVKDKGDLELEIIVLNDRVTDLVNQQQTLEEKMREDRDSLVERLHRQTAEYSAFKLENERLKASFAPMEDKLNQAQQEVQQLKASVKNYEGMIDNYESQVMKTRLEADEVAAQLERCDKENKILKDEMNKEIEAARRQFQSQLADLQQLPDILKITEAKLAECQDQLQGYKRKNIDLTAITSDLRSRVRDWQKGSHELARAGARLPR; this is encoded by the coding sequence ATGAGGGACCGCTCTTCAACTCCCCCCTTACATGTTCACGTGGATGAGAACACCCCTGTCCACGTCCATATAAAAAAATTCCCGAAACCATCAGCGACCAACAGCCAGAAATCTCATAAGCGAGGAAAGAAAGGGGACACCGTGAATGTGCGGCGGAGTGTCCGGGTGAAAACCAAGGTACCTTGGATGCCCCCTGGAAAATCATCTGCCCGGCATGTGGGATGCAAGTGGGAGAATCCACCTCATTGCCTGGAGATCACACCACCATCTTCAGAAAAGCTGGTCTCAGTGATGCGGTTAAGTGACCTCTCTACAGAAGATGATGACTCGGGTCACTGCAAAATGAACCGTTATGATAAGAAGATTGACAGTCTAATGAACGCAGTTGGTTGTCTCAAGTCGGAGGTTAAGATGCAGAAGGGTGAGCGCCAGATGGCCAAAAGGTTCCTGGAGGAGCGgaaggaggagctggaggaggtggCCCAGGAACTGGCCGAGACCGAGCATGAGAACACAGTGCTGAGGCACAACATTGAGCGCATCAAGGAGGACAAGGACTTCACCATCCTTCAGAAGAAACACCTACAGCAGGAGAAGGAGTGCCTCATGTCCAAGCTGGTAGAGGCTGAAATGGACGGAGCTGCTGCTGCCAAGCAAGTCATGGCCTTGAAGGATACCATCGGGAAGCtggaaacagagaaacaaatgacCTGCACGGACATCAACACCCTAACGAGGCAGAAGGACCTTCTCCTGCAGAAGCTGAGCACATTTGAGGAGACCAACCGCACCCTCCGAGACCTGCTGAGGGAACAGCACTGTAAAGAGGATTCTGAAAGACTAATGGAGCAACAAGGAGTATTACTGAAACGGCTGGCGGAGGCAGACTCAGAGAAAGCGCGcctgctgttgctgctgcaaGACAAGGACAAGGAGGTGGAAGAGCTTCTCCAGGAAATACAATGTGAGAAGGCTCAAGCAAAGACAGCATCTGAGCCTTCTAAGTCCGTGGAATCCATGCGTGGGCATTTGCAGGCACAACTTCGATGCAAAGAGGCCGAGAACAGTCGCCTGTGCATACAGATCAAGAACCTGGAGCGCAGTGGGAACCAGCACAAGGTGGAAGTGGAGGCCATCATGGAGCAGTTGAAGGAGTTGAAGCAAAAGGGAGACCGAGACAAGGAGAACTTGAAGAAGGCCATCCGAGCCCAGAAGGAGCGAGCCGAGAAGAGCGAGGAGTACGCTGAGCAGCTGCATGTGCAACTTGCCGACAAGGATCTTTATGTCGCTGAAGCTTTATCCTCTCTGGAATCATGGAGGAGCCGCTACAACCAAGTTGTAAAAGACAAGGGAGACCTTGAGCTGGAAATTATCGTCCTGAACGACCGGGTGACAGATCTTGTAAACCAACAACAAACTTTAGAGGAGAAAATGCGGGAAGACCGGGACAGCCTGGTGGAGAGACTACACCGTCAGACTGCCGAGTACTCTGCCTTCAAGCTGGAGAATGAGAGGCTGAAGGCGAGCTTCGCCCCAATGGAGGACAAGCTCAACCAGGCGCAACAAGAAGTCCAGCAGCTGAAGGCGTCGGTGAAGAACTATGAGGGAATGATCGACAACTATGAGAGTCAGGTGATGAAGACCAGATTGGAGGCTGATGAAGTGGCTGCCCAGCTAGAACGCTGCGACAAAGAGAACAAGATCCTTAAAGATGAGATGAACAAAGAGATTGAGGCGGCACGTCGGCAGTTCCAGTCCCAGCTGGCTGACTTGCAGCAGCTGCCTGACATCCTCAAGATCACAGAGGCAAAGCTGGCAGAGTGCCAAGACCAGCTGCAGGGCTACAAGAGGAAGAACATCGATCTCACAGCCATCACATCAGACCTGCGCAGCCGGGTAAGGGACTGGCAGAAAGGGTCCCACGAACTGGCCCGAGCAGGGGCCCGCTTACCAAGATGA